In Amycolatopsis methanolica 239, a single genomic region encodes these proteins:
- a CDS encoding ArsR/SmtB family transcription factor produces MGHGVDSKDRRAASLDAQSAATVAATLQALATPSRLLMLSRLRQGPCAVGELAEAVGMEQSAVSHQLRLLRNLGLVTGQRTGRSIVYSLYDNHVAQLLDEAVYHIEHLRLGVPDSTTA; encoded by the coding sequence GTGGGTCACGGAGTCGACAGCAAGGACAGGCGGGCGGCGTCGCTGGACGCGCAGAGCGCGGCGACCGTCGCCGCGACCCTGCAGGCTCTGGCCACCCCCAGCCGCCTGCTGATGCTCTCCCGGCTGCGGCAGGGGCCGTGCGCGGTCGGCGAGCTGGCCGAGGCGGTCGGCATGGAACAGTCCGCGGTCAGCCACCAGCTCCGGCTGCTGCGCAACCTCGGCCTGGTCACCGGGCAGCGCACGGGCCGCAGCATCGTCTACAGCCTCTACGACAACCACGTCGCCCAGCTGCTCGACGAAGCCGTGTACCACATCGAGCACCTCCGGCTCGGGGTTCCGGACAGCACTACGGCCTGA
- a CDS encoding heavy metal translocating P-type ATPase, producing the protein MIDRAAAVRPARRLLLPEVRWALAALVLFLAGLAADLSGGPAWLYWTLYLGCYVAGGWEPLLAGLRALRERTLDVDLLMVVAAVGAAAIGQVLDGGLLIVIFATSGALEAVATQRTADSVRSLLDLTGEADTYEVGDEFVVRPGERIGGDGVVVDGASEVDQSSITGESMPVPKAVGDEVFAGTLNGTGVLRVRVTRDSSDTVLARIVAMVEEASATKAKTQLFIEKIEQRYSVGVVVATLALFLVPLVFGAELQETLLRAMTFMIVASPCAVVLATMPPLLSAIANAGRHGVLVKSAVVLERLGATERVAFDKTGTLTEGSPRVVEVRPLGMSEKDVLRLAAGAEQASEHPLGWAIVAAADRVPRARDFRAEPGRGVHAVVDGRQVFVGRDDGEVVREVEADGRTAVLVRVDGEPAGVLGLADRVRPDARAAVTALIWASPVLLTGDNSRAAARVADEVGITDVRAGLLPQDKVAAVRELGERVLLVGDGVNDAPALAAADTGVAMGRAGSDLALETADAVVVRDELTAIPAVVALARRARRLVLANLAIAGVFIVGLVLWDLFGELPLPLGVAGHEGSTVLVALNGLRLLREKAWRG; encoded by the coding sequence GTGATCGACAGAGCGGCCGCGGTCCGTCCCGCGCGCCGGCTGCTGCTGCCCGAGGTCCGGTGGGCGCTGGCCGCGCTGGTGTTGTTCCTGGCCGGGCTCGCGGCCGACTTAAGCGGCGGCCCCGCCTGGCTGTACTGGACCCTCTACCTGGGCTGTTACGTCGCCGGCGGATGGGAGCCGCTGCTGGCGGGGCTGCGGGCGCTGCGGGAGCGGACGCTGGACGTGGACCTGCTGATGGTCGTGGCCGCCGTCGGCGCCGCGGCGATCGGGCAGGTTCTCGACGGCGGCCTGCTGATCGTCATCTTCGCGACCTCCGGCGCGCTGGAGGCGGTCGCCACGCAACGCACCGCGGATTCGGTGCGCAGCCTCCTCGACCTGACCGGCGAGGCCGACACCTACGAGGTCGGCGACGAGTTCGTGGTCCGGCCGGGGGAGCGCATCGGCGGGGACGGCGTCGTGGTGGACGGCGCGAGCGAGGTGGACCAGTCGTCGATCACCGGCGAGTCGATGCCGGTGCCGAAGGCCGTCGGCGACGAGGTGTTCGCGGGCACGCTGAACGGAACCGGCGTGCTGCGGGTCCGGGTCACGCGCGATTCGTCGGACACGGTGCTGGCGCGGATCGTCGCGATGGTCGAGGAGGCGTCGGCGACCAAGGCGAAGACCCAGCTGTTCATCGAGAAGATCGAGCAGCGGTACTCGGTCGGGGTCGTGGTGGCGACGCTGGCGTTGTTCCTGGTGCCGCTGGTTTTCGGTGCCGAGCTGCAGGAGACGCTGCTGCGCGCCATGACGTTCATGATCGTCGCCTCGCCGTGCGCGGTGGTGCTCGCGACCATGCCGCCGCTGCTGTCCGCCATAGCCAACGCCGGGCGGCACGGGGTGCTGGTCAAGTCGGCCGTGGTGCTCGAACGGCTCGGCGCGACGGAGCGTGTCGCGTTCGACAAGACCGGCACGCTGACCGAGGGGTCGCCACGCGTGGTCGAGGTCCGCCCACTCGGAATGTCCGAAAAGGACGTTTTGCGCCTCGCGGCCGGTGCGGAGCAGGCGAGTGAGCACCCGCTGGGGTGGGCGATCGTCGCGGCCGCCGACCGGGTGCCGCGGGCGCGGGACTTCCGCGCCGAGCCCGGCCGGGGCGTGCACGCGGTGGTCGACGGGCGGCAGGTGTTCGTCGGCCGGGACGACGGCGAGGTGGTGCGCGAGGTCGAGGCGGACGGCCGGACCGCGGTGCTGGTCCGGGTGGACGGCGAACCGGCCGGTGTGCTCGGGCTCGCCGACCGCGTTCGCCCGGACGCGCGTGCCGCGGTGACCGCCCTGATCTGGGCTTCCCCCGTACTGCTGACCGGGGACAACTCGCGGGCGGCGGCGCGGGTGGCGGACGAGGTCGGCATCACCGACGTGCGGGCCGGTCTGCTCCCGCAGGACAAGGTCGCCGCCGTCCGGGAGCTCGGCGAGCGGGTCCTGCTGGTCGGCGATGGTGTCAACGACGCGCCCGCCCTGGCCGCGGCCGACACCGGCGTCGCGATGGGCCGGGCCGGGTCGGACCTGGCGCTGGAGACCGCCGACGCGGTCGTCGTGCGGGACGAGCTGACGGCGATCCCCGCGGTCGTCGCACTGGCCCGCCGCGCGCGGCGGCTCGTGCTGGCCAACCTCGCGATCGCGGGTGTGTTCATCGTCGGGCTGGTGCTCTGGGACCTGTTCGGCGAGCTGCCGCTGCCGCTCGGCGTCGCGGGTCACGAGGGCTCGACGGTGCTGGTGGCGCTCAACGGCCTGCGGTTGCTGCGCGAGAAGGCGTGGCGCGGTTGA
- a CDS encoding PH domain-containing protein: MSEDWQRLSARMLAVHPVQEVVRLLPVLIGVLFIGRGGQGQIWSLVGLGLAIGAGLLRWFTTTYQITAEHVRVRRGLVSRKELSVPRDRIRTVDLTSRPLQRLLGLSRVVIGTGRGDWQGATGVTLDSLATADAARLREELLHRRTEQTEGLVDVLAELRPAWVRFGPFTLSGIAAIGVVVGSLANLFNEVRIDEDDFGTLQSLVGRIASTPVWVIVIVLLVLTVVLVSVLSVIAYVLAFWNFRLARGEGTLRVTRGLLTTRQTTIELRRLRGAEISEPLLLRAARGARCSAITTGLRGEHSGSVLLPPAPRAVAHRVAGDVLEDPAVATAELVQHGPRAHLRRHTRAFLFAAAVTGLCALLWWFADWPAWLWQVALALFPVGALLAEDRYRNLGHALIGGNLVFRQGSLVRRRQVLATEGVIGWVFHRSFFQRRAGLISLTATTAAGRQHYTGVDVPAAEAIALADAAEPGLLEPFLVRR; encoded by the coding sequence GTGAGCGAGGACTGGCAGCGGCTCAGTGCGCGCATGCTCGCGGTCCACCCGGTGCAGGAGGTCGTGCGGCTGCTGCCGGTGCTGATCGGCGTCCTGTTCATCGGCCGCGGCGGCCAGGGGCAGATCTGGAGCCTCGTCGGACTCGGGCTCGCGATCGGGGCCGGGCTGCTGCGCTGGTTCACCACGACCTACCAGATCACCGCCGAGCACGTGCGCGTGCGGCGCGGCCTGGTCAGCCGCAAGGAGCTGTCCGTGCCGCGCGACCGGATCCGCACGGTCGACCTGACTTCCCGTCCGCTGCAACGGCTCCTCGGGCTGAGCCGGGTCGTGATCGGCACCGGCCGCGGCGACTGGCAGGGCGCGACGGGCGTCACGCTGGACTCGCTGGCGACGGCAGATGCCGCGCGGTTGCGTGAAGAGCTGCTGCACCGCCGCACCGAGCAGACCGAGGGCCTGGTGGACGTGCTGGCCGAGCTGCGGCCGGCGTGGGTGCGGTTCGGGCCGTTCACGCTGTCCGGCATCGCCGCGATCGGTGTGGTCGTCGGGTCGCTGGCCAACCTGTTCAACGAGGTGCGCATCGACGAGGACGACTTCGGGACGCTGCAGTCGCTCGTCGGCCGGATCGCCTCGACGCCGGTGTGGGTCATCGTGATCGTGCTGCTGGTGCTGACCGTCGTGCTGGTGTCGGTGCTGTCGGTGATCGCGTACGTGCTGGCGTTCTGGAACTTCCGGCTCGCCCGGGGCGAAGGCACGCTGCGCGTGACACGCGGTCTGCTGACCACCCGCCAGACCACGATCGAACTGCGCCGCCTGCGCGGAGCCGAGATCAGCGAACCGCTGCTGCTGCGCGCTGCCCGCGGGGCGCGCTGCTCGGCGATCACCACCGGGTTGCGTGGCGAGCACAGCGGTTCCGTGCTGCTGCCGCCCGCCCCGCGCGCGGTGGCGCACCGCGTGGCCGGCGACGTCCTGGAGGATCCGGCGGTCGCCACGGCCGAACTGGTCCAGCACGGCCCGCGCGCCCACCTGCGACGGCACACGCGGGCGTTCCTGTTCGCGGCGGCCGTGACCGGGCTGTGCGCGCTGCTGTGGTGGTTCGCGGACTGGCCTGCCTGGCTGTGGCAGGTCGCGCTGGCGCTGTTCCCGGTCGGCGCGTTGCTGGCCGAGGACCGCTACCGCAACCTGGGGCACGCGCTGATCGGCGGCAACCTGGTGTTCCGGCAGGGCAGCCTGGTGCGGCGGCGGCAGGTGCTCGCGACCGAGGGCGTGATCGGCTGGGTGTTCCACCGGTCGTTCTTCCAGCGTCGGGCGGGCCTGATCTCGCTGACGGCGACCACGGCGGCCGGCCGTCAGCACTACACCGGCGTCGACGTTCCGGCCGCGGAAGCCATCGCGCTCGCCGACGCCGCGGAACCCGGTCTGCTGGAGCCGTTCCTGGTCCGGCGGTAG
- a CDS encoding PH domain-containing protein: protein MTNSVVDLRPPANLVSRKAVLFWATRAAIGWVVVLAGEGVWLGLTGWSPLVVALVVTAVVAIAHLAVMPQWRFRVHRWETTPQVVYTQSGWINQERRIAPVSRIQTVDTERGPLERLFGLANLTVTTASARGPVQIHGLDIEVAQRLTQELATQTQATPGDAT from the coding sequence GTGACGAATTCCGTGGTGGATCTGCGGCCGCCCGCGAACCTGGTCAGCCGCAAAGCCGTGCTGTTCTGGGCCACGCGCGCGGCGATCGGCTGGGTCGTCGTGCTCGCCGGCGAGGGCGTGTGGCTGGGGCTGACCGGCTGGTCCCCGCTGGTCGTCGCGCTCGTCGTGACCGCGGTGGTCGCGATAGCGCACCTCGCCGTCATGCCGCAGTGGCGCTTCCGCGTGCACCGCTGGGAGACCACACCCCAGGTCGTCTACACGCAGTCCGGCTGGATCAACCAGGAGCGCCGCATCGCGCCGGTGTCCCGGATCCAGACCGTCGACACCGAACGCGGTCCGCTGGAGCGGTTGTTCGGGCTGGCGAACCTGACCGTCACCACGGCGTCGGCGCGCGGACCGGTCCAGATCCACGGCCTCGACATCGAGGTGGCGCAGCGCCTCACCCAGGAGCTCGCGACGCAGACGCAAGCCACGCCAGGGGACGCGACGTGA